From the genome of Hymenobacter sp. PAMC 26628, one region includes:
- a CDS encoding ATP-binding protein has translation MKQVKIQIPSLVENIRVVESFIDNSKDTFQIEDDIYGNIMVAVTEAVNNAIRHGNKFDKDKNVYLSLYVQPNQLKFEIEDEGTGFNHENLDDPTAPENIENPGGRGIFLIRHLADAVEFSKEGRRVELTFQLTPAETSPTQTTAAA, from the coding sequence ATGAAACAAGTAAAAATCCAGATTCCGTCGCTGGTCGAGAACATTCGCGTGGTGGAGAGCTTCATCGATAACTCGAAGGATACCTTTCAGATTGAGGACGATATCTACGGCAACATCATGGTGGCCGTGACCGAGGCGGTGAACAACGCCATCCGCCACGGCAACAAATTCGACAAAGACAAAAACGTGTACCTCTCGCTGTACGTGCAGCCCAACCAGCTCAAGTTTGAGATTGAGGACGAGGGCACGGGCTTCAACCACGAAAACCTGGACGACCCCACGGCCCCCGAAAACATCGAAAACCCCGGCGGTCGCGGCATCTTCCTCATCCGCCACTTGGCCGACGCGGTGGAATTCAGCAAAGAGGGCCGCCGCGTGGAGCTAACGTTCCAGCTGACGCCCGCCGAAACTTCGCCGACCCAGACCACCGCCGCCGCGTGA
- the ybeY gene encoding rRNA maturation RNase YbeY gives MNTAPPVEPPDSDSFPPGPLHHEAPGIEFMVEDAPNFELADAEELVGWIERVAEVHEHRIVQLTYVFCSDEYLHRMNVDYLGHDTLTDVITFDNADDADILEGDIFISTERVADNAKDLGISFRDELHRVMIHGVLHLLGYHDKDLLSQTAMRAKEDHCLALRTF, from the coding sequence GTGAACACTGCCCCGCCCGTAGAGCCGCCCGATTCCGATTCGTTTCCGCCCGGGCCCCTGCACCACGAGGCCCCCGGCATCGAGTTTATGGTGGAAGACGCACCCAATTTTGAGCTGGCCGATGCCGAGGAGCTGGTGGGCTGGATTGAGCGCGTGGCCGAAGTGCACGAGCACCGCATCGTGCAGCTCACCTACGTGTTCTGCTCGGACGAGTACTTGCACCGCATGAACGTGGACTATCTCGGCCACGACACGCTCACCGACGTCATCACCTTCGACAACGCCGACGACGCGGACATTTTGGAGGGCGACATCTTCATCAGCACCGAGCGGGTGGCCGACAATGCCAAAGACCTGGGCATTAGCTTCCGCGACGAGCTGCACCGCGTGATGATCCACGGCGTGCTGCACCTGCTGGGCTACCACGACAAGGACCTGCTGAGCCAGACGGCCATGCGCGCCAAGGAAGACCATTGCCTGGCGCTACGCACGTTTTAG
- a CDS encoding GNAT family N-acetyltransferase, producing MPLIIPGAALDYYLAQGYYRMRQDLFTCQFLPHDDQLYTVHWLRVVLRDVQFGPKQRHLLRRNAAFSVAVRPFRLTAEYEALYSLYHQFLDFEAAETLAELLLADDTAHSVFNTEIVEVRAGDLLVAAGIFDQGTDSIAGIVNFYHPAYRQHSLGKYLMLLKIAHAQQQQKTYYYPGYVVHGYPKFDYKLWACLAATEAFDCYSRQWPLFSWEVVAQQSAAIVADWLSREGPSSED from the coding sequence ATGCCGCTCATAATTCCCGGCGCCGCCCTGGATTATTACCTGGCCCAGGGCTACTACCGGATGCGGCAGGACCTGTTCACCTGCCAGTTTCTGCCCCACGACGACCAGCTTTACACCGTGCACTGGCTGCGCGTGGTGCTGCGCGACGTGCAGTTTGGCCCCAAGCAGCGCCACCTGCTGCGGCGCAACGCGGCGTTTTCGGTGGCGGTACGGCCGTTTCGCCTCACGGCGGAATATGAGGCACTGTACAGCCTTTACCACCAATTCCTTGATTTTGAGGCGGCGGAGACGCTTGCTGAGCTGCTACTCGCCGATGACACGGCGCACTCGGTGTTCAACACGGAAATTGTGGAAGTGCGCGCCGGCGACCTGCTGGTGGCGGCCGGCATCTTCGACCAGGGCACCGACAGCATCGCCGGCATCGTCAACTTCTACCACCCAGCCTACCGCCAGCACAGCCTGGGCAAGTACCTGATGCTGTTGAAAATAGCCCACGCCCAACAGCAACAGAAAACGTACTACTACCCCGGCTACGTGGTGCACGGCTACCCCAAGTTCGACTACAAGCTGTGGGCCTGCCTGGCAGCCACCGAAGCATTCGATTGCTACAGCCGCCAGTGGCCGCTTTTCTCCTGGGAAGTA